One window of Biomphalaria glabrata chromosome 6, xgBioGlab47.1, whole genome shotgun sequence genomic DNA carries:
- the LOC106058682 gene encoding uncharacterized protein LOC106058682: MSKRGGQRGMSNLGQKGGDRDRVNNNMYAQPHPLMSYPQPPQPQYPPFSPNPQPMYQYNPPPPPPQMQYPPAPYHVTVTVNQEPRDRREPYYNDRGGDKGGPYYNDRHEERREPYNDRGVDRREPYNDRGGDRREPYNDRGGDRREPYNDRGGDRREPYNDRGGDRREPYNDRGGDRREPFNDRGGDRREPYNDRHGEQREHYNDRRGVRQEPYNDRHGERREPYYDRPGSHSQHQHASQLEDRYRPPEHFSRGENCRRQGNSPPPPYVDHRNDRGRHGDAHFPEAPPPYDSVVSDRHHNEGYTRQRTGSTGSDASVSSRRSYKSERRSTPRRDIGPNQSQDPRPNSNKGNDGSHLTDNKTRDFAQHKQKLFGLSMENIAHNLDKNVNLGDDRQRDYNNRGKERGKGRGRGRGRGRGGSQLNSKFSSTPNLVDADQSEAKDKSVKRHPRHRLNKMGYHQADRKPDDKQDINDRSQRTTKAALQILKTFNGVDHLKQTIRQHLDQEENKFLKFVEDSIICSELRGLCTIILTTDSKQMAKKMIKNMCLNLKKSLQVNVTYEMSSTGEDKSPQREDKVIETTWQRSSLTDTKLSSRRKRAEQFLSFASQKAPRIQKLANVQKEKKETEAQAEAQSDTRKSPDKDPVAIPTKISVTVGMNLFDKAKVLSFLQSVIDCKVSPFELMEGSVAITSSKSLFDLMAPSKAAAARIVKLLNSLKLGDSTVRAHIVGDSSLKDGTAKSEKLKSVLQSTLDEMRRMSSSALESHNKSIENYERALDAMQKQAPGDEEDEEDVLEELALRDRLMEVIKMRNEFTNQHKELVDRVEKMDTTTASAKDLKDILQIVELNCNRLMTALPILAKRKDILSCVQTNQVLMLTGRTGQGKSTQLVQYLYEAGFATRGRIICSQPRSLAAVLLAEHVSKEMSFKVGGVVGYTTDSKELVSVNTSIIFSTDHFLLNEGIKDPDFKCYSCIIVDESQERSIYTDLLLGMIKSSLPHRPDLKVIIVLCNQSAKHFLDYFNSSTELQVPSRLFPVDVVYESSDIMQELEQYEVKAVAKAISVHKTESQGDILVFLTSPVEIMRCMNELEKRMGEDINCKCFPLHEMLPPAELKKVFEPLPPGVRKIILATSCAENSFTIDGIRFVIDCGLDTEVVYDPQKNISTMSTCVISKSSSDQRKNTAGRTASGKCFRLYSENTYASMEPSRKPKILTEPLGQVILKLAELGTSYEFDFIDAPSKNVLQSTLQMLQYLYAVTPKGITDIGHWLSKFALDPRLGYIIYLGLKGSLLYDCVVLVALIAHGSKIFYRDFSASENQHTFKIKPELVSEYGDLFTWLKIYQEWIKLPRNEQSSWCHDNKINYKVLNFIKHFVSDIDAIFRKENIIMEQQFTTGGDQTWKNLRKIIFFAFTPCTCRYLQDTKDSYLDLIANRHVHVHNSSSLHQLKKYPDWIIYTEFRKTSKSFIKGLMVIDEDWVLDACNQGKLAIDLDKTKGWKARLAHKEEVGSLLFQHLTGALYVKLQALENSLSSKGMVDVVLEADKQLGTIDIYSASFMNQDAARSLSITKAEVIQKLLEEEEELHIMKSSSGKDQSGVRVLLGHGGLLSAILMPEQSNKIIVTKARSGITVEEVLDKFKLFGDIKEYIRLSHPDHWGHIRYATCHEAQLAVRSTSNDKKLVAILKVESKSKVLKNKFEARLQWTRRPVKGNGTAIIKCPPIERMAFTGKTITVHDRQLTIESSRKEGEVELFCHNIGDVKEYDIKKVLVNMLDYDEKRENNIHVSIVREKVEQMKPEMVKQLKAELFHDLKKYLPTETFNISLISPKPTAIHQVGHIHFDNIEEVLKACKVASGRIFVRGQVVEISPNLKTTIHVSKVIMAAFKSHIEDLVSSFNKELKVMVTLRPMKQGDCAVDITSSCPEYLLQARDKFQKELEGEVIDCSFKEHLSCLLKYKGKQVLKDIEQGQSLMIVTDDRKKKIHIYGDIDNINKAQVEISHFLQMFRDSEREVFALKTPGKPNRILKELFIRYTPFTESIIDTFDLNDVVLDLKQLKITFVGPPKSTQIAMLALRELENGLQNIALVNFGIGKVMPQCVLCKSPIENISELCRLECCGHSYCQICMKGFVAISIQDRLFPMRCIQESCNQFFVARDFKYFINKKWLTKQSLLMSSLDSYVTKYEDTYKFCVTPNCPVVYEVTNNVRGSEWTCPSCSVSVCTSCHTVFHVGLPCRS, translated from the coding sequence ATGTCCAAAAGAGGAGGCCAGAGGGGTATGTCAAATCTGGGCCAAAAAGGTGGAGATCGTGACAGAGTTAACAACAATATGTATGCACAGCCACACCCCCTTATGAGCTACCCACAACCCCCACAGCCACAGTATCCCCCGTTTTCTCCAAATCCACAGCCAATGTATCAGTATAATcctccaccaccaccaccacaaaTGCAATATCCCCCTGCTCCATACCATGTGACTGTTACAGTCAATCAAGAGCCCCGCGACAGAAGGGAACCTTACTATAATGATAGGGGTGGAGACAAAGGGGGTCCTTACTATAATGATAGGCATGAAGAACGTAGGGAACCTTATAATGATAGGGGTGTAGATAGAAGGGAACCTTATAATGATAGGGGTGGAGATAGAAGGGAACCTTATAATGATAGGGGTGGAGATAGAAGGGAACCTTATAATGATAGGGGTGGAGATAGAAGAGAACCTTATAATGATAGGGGTGGAGATAGAAGGGAACCTTATAATGATAGGGGTGGAGATAGAAGGGAACCTTTTAATGATAGGGGTGGAGATAGAAGAGAACCTTATAATGATAGGCATGGAGAACAAAGGGAACACTATAATGACAGACGTGGAGTACGACAGGAACCTTATAATGATAGGCATGGAGAAAGAAGGGAACCATATTATGATAGGCCTGGGTCACACTCCCAACATCAGCATGCATCTCAGCTTGAGGATCGCTATCGTCCTCCTGAGCATTTCTCTAGAGGTGAAAACTGTAGGCGTCAGGGGAATTCCCCACCACCTCCATATGTTGATCATAGGAATGACAGAGGTAGACATGGAGATGCTCATTTCCCAGAAGCGCCTCCCCCATATGATTCTGTTGTGTCAGATCGTCATCATAACGAAGGCTATACCAGACAGAGAACTGGGTCCACCGGTAGTGATGCCAGTGTGAGCAGCAGAAGATCATACAAGAGTGAAAGGAGATCCACTCCAAGAAGGGATATTGGACCAAACCAAAGCCAAGATCCCAGACCCAACTCTAATAAAGGAAATGATGGTTCTCATTTGACAGACAATAAAACTCGTGATTTTGCGCAACATAAGCAAAAACTATTTGGTCTGTCAATGGAAAACATAGCGCACAATCTGGACAAAAATGTCAATCTTGGTGATGATAGGCAAAGAGATTATAATAACAGAGGAAAGGAGAGAGGAAAAGGTAGAGGTAGAGGCCGTGGCCGTGGTAGAGGAGGGTCCCAgttaaattctaaattttcaaGCACCCCAAATTTAGTTGATGCTGATCAGAGTGAGGCTAAGGACAAATCTGTCAAACGACACCCTCGACACAGGCTAAACAAAATGGGCTATCACCAGGCTGACAGAAAACCAGATGATAAGCAGGACATTAATGATAGATCTCAGCGTACTACCAAAGCTGCTCTTCAGATTCTGAAGACGTTCAATGGTGTGGATCATCTCAAGCAGACTATTCGACAGCACCTAGATCAGGAAGAGAACAAATTTCTAAAGTTTGTTGAAGACTCCATCATCTGCTCTGAACTCAGAGGTCTGTGTACAATAATACTGACCACTGACAGCAAGCAGATGgccaaaaaaatgataaaaaatatgtgccttaatttgaaaaaatctcTGCAAGTTAATGTCACTTATGAAATGTCCAGCACTGGTGAAGACAAGAGCCCACAAAGAGAAGATAAAGTTATTGAAACTACTTGGCAAAGGTCTAGTTTAACTGATACAAAATTAAGTTCTAGACGTAAAAGAGCAGAACAGTTTTTATCCTTTGCCAGCCAGAAAGCTCCAAGAATACAAAAGTTAGCCAATGttcagaaagagaaaaaagaaacagaagctCAAGCTGAAGCCCAAAGTGATACCAGGAAAAGCCCAGACAAAGACCCAGTGGCTATTCCTACTAAAATCTCTGTGACCGTTGGTATGAATCTTTTTGACAAGGCAAaagttctttctttcttacaatCTGTTATTGATTGTAAAGTTTCTCCATTTGAATTAATGGAAGGAAGTGTGGCCATAACATCTTCCAAATCTCTCTTTGATTTGATGGCGCCTAGTAAGGCTGCAGCAGCTAGAATTGTGAAACTTTTAAATTCACTTAAGTTGGGTGATAGTACTGTGCGAGCTCATATAGTTGGGGACTCATCACTCAAAGATGGAACTGCCAAGTCAGAAAAGTTGAAATCTGTCCTACAGAGTACTCTAGATGAAATGAGGAGAATGTCTTCCTCTGCTCTGGAGTCTCATAACAAATCAATTGAAAATTATGAAAGAGCCTTGGATGCTATGCAGAAACAAGCCCCAGGGGATGAAGAAGATGAGGAGGATGTGCTAGAAGAGCTGGCATTGAGAGACAGACTCATGGAGGTTATAAAAATGCGGAATGAATTTACTAACCAGCATAAGGAGCTAGTTGATAGAGTCGAGAAAATGGATACTACCACAGCATCTGCTAAAGATTTAAAAGACATTCTCCAGATTGTGGAATTAAATTGCAACAGGTTGATGACTGCCCTCCCTATCCTTGCCAAAAGAAAAGATATTTTATCGTGTGTTCAGACAAACCAAGTTTTAATGTTAACAGGTAGAACAGGACAAGGCAAGAGTACGCAGTTAGTGCAATATTTGTATGAGGCTGGCTTTGCCACTAGAGGACGCATTATTTGTTCTCAGCCTAGAAGTCTGGCAGCTGTTCTTCTAGCTGAACATGTGTCCAAAGAAATGTCCTTTAAAGTTGGGGGAGTTGTTGGCTATACAACAGATTCCAAAGAACTGGTCAGTGTAAATACCAGCATTATATTTTCTACAGATCATTTCCTTTTAAATGAAGGAATTAAGGATCCAGATTTTAAATGCTATTCTTGCATTATAGTTGACGAGTCTCAAGAGCGCAGCATATATACAGACTTATTGCTTGGAATGATTAAGAGCAGCCTACCTCATCGACCTGACTTGAAGGTGATCATTGTATTGTGCAATCAATCAGCTAAACATTTTCTTGATTATTTTAACTCTAGCACTGAACTTCAGGTCCCCAGTAGGCTGTTCCCAGTAGATGTTGTCTACGAAAGCTCAGATATCATGCAGGAGCTTGAACAGTATGAGGTGAAAGCTGTGGCCAAGGCCATATCTGTACATAAGACAGAAAGTCAAGGAGATATTCTTGTTTTTCTGACCTCCCCAGTGGAGATCATGCGCTGCATGAATGAACTGGAGAAACGAATGGGAGAAGACATTAACTGCAAGTGTTTCCCTCTGCATGAGATGCTGCCACCAGCCGAGCTGAAGAAAGTTTTTGAGCCATTGCCACCTGGAGTCAGAAAAATCATTCTTGCCACAAGCTGTGCTGAAAACTCCTttactatagatggtattaggTTTGTTATTGATTGTGGTCTAGATACAGAAGTGGTATACGACCCACAGAAAAACATTAGCACAATGAGCACCTGTGTGATTAGCAAAAGCTCTTCAGATCAAAGGAAAAATACAGCTGGAAGAACTGCTAGTGGGAAATGTTTTAGGCTTTATTCTGAAAATACATATGCTTCAATGGAACCCAGTAGAAAGCCTAAAATACTTACAGAACCATTGGGTCAAGTGATTTTAAAACTTGCAGAGCTTGGCACCTCTTACGAATTTGATTTTATTGATGCCCCCAGCAAAAATGTTCTACAATCAACACTTCAAATGTTGCAATATTTATATGCTGTGACACCCAAAGGAATAACTGACATTGGTCACTGGTTGTCGAAATTTGCTTTAGATCCTAGGTTGGGATATATTATTTACCTGGGATTGAAAGGAAGTTTATTGTATGATTGTGTTGTTTTAGTAGCTCTAATTGCACATGGTTCCAAGATTTTTTACAGAGATTTTTCTGCTTCAGAAAATCAACATACTTTTAAGATCAAACCAGAGCTTGTTTCAGAATATGGAGATCTATTCACTTGGCTGAAGATCTATCAAGAGTGGATCAAGTTGCCACGTAATGAGCAGTCAAGCTGGTGCCATGATAATAAGATCAATTACAAGGTTCTCaactttataaaacattttgtaagtGATATTGATGCCATTTTTCGAAAGGAAAACATTATCATGGAACAGCAATTCACCACTGGAGGGGATCAGACATGGAAAAACCTGAGAAAAATTATATTCTTTGCATTTACACCCTGTACTTGTAGATATCTACAAGATACCAAAGATAGTTATTTAGATCTGATTGCAAACAGGCATGTTCATGTTCACAACTCCTCAAGTCTGCATCAACTCAAGAAATATCCTGATTGGATTATATATACAGAATTTAGAAAGACTTCCAAGTCTTTTATCAAAGGTCTCATGGTCATTGATGAAGACTGGGTATTAGATGCTTGCAATCAAGGAAAGTTGGCCATTGATCTAGACAAAACTAAAGGATGGAAAGCACGTCTTGCTCACAAAGAAGAAGTTGGTTCTCTGCTTTTCCAGCATTTGACTGGAGCTCTGTATGTCAAGCTACAGGCTCTAGAAAACAGTTTATCCTCTAAAGGTATGGTTGATGTCGTCCTAGAAGCAGATAAACAGTTGGGCACTATAGACATTTACTCAGCATCTTTTATGAACCAAGATGCTGCTAGAAGTCTCAGTATAACTAAAGCCGAGGTCATACAAAAActgttggaggaagaagaagagcTCCACATAATGAAAAGTTCCAGTGGAAAAGATCAGTCAGGAGTACGAGTTCTTCTAGGGCATGGTGGTCTACTTAGTGCCATCCTGATGCCTGAGCAAAGTAACAAGATAATTGTCACTAAAGCTAGGTCTGGCATTACAGTGGAGGAAGTTTTGGACAAGTTCAAACTCTTTGGGGACATCAAGGAGTATATAAGGTTAAGCCACCCAGATCACTGGGGCCACATCAGGTATGCAACCTGTCATGAGGCTCAACTGGCAGTCAGGAGCACGTCCAATGACAAAAAGCTTGTTGCGATTTTGAAAGTGGAATCCAAATCCAAAGtactgaaaaacaaatttgaggCAAGACTGCAGTGGACTAGAAGGCCCGTCAAGGGCAATGGAACTGCCATAATCAAATGTCCTCCTATTGAAAGGATGGCTTTTACAGGGAAGACCATTACAGTGCATGATAGGCAGCTGACAATAGAGAGTTCTCGAAAGGAAGGTGAGGTGGAGTTATTCTGTCACAACATTGGGGATGTCAAGGAATACGACATCAAGAAGGTCCTGGTGAATATGTTGGATTATGATGAGAAAAGGGAAAATAACATCCATGTCAGCATTGTCAGAGAAAAGGTTGAGCAGATGAAACCAGAAATGGTCAAGCAGCTTAAAGCAGAGCTGTTTCATgatttgaagaaatatttgCCTACAGAAACTTTCAATATCTCTTTGATCTCCCCCAAGCCTACTGCAATCCACCAGGTGGGTCACATTCACTTTGATAACATTGAAGAAGTCCTTAAGGCTTGCAAGGTAGCCAGTGGCAGAATATTTGTCCGAGGTCAGGTTGTTGAAATTAGTCCCAACCTTAAAACCACCATTCATGTGTCAAAGGTTATAATGGCAGCCTTCAAGTCCCACATTGAGGATTTAGTAAGCAGTTTCAACAAAGAGCTTAAGGTAATGGTGACCCTGAGGCCTATGAAGCAGGGAGATTGTGCCGTAGACATTACTTCCTCTTGCcctgaatatcttctgcaagCCAGGGACAAGTTCCAAAAGGAGCTTGAAGGAGAGGTCATTGATTGCAGCTTCAAGGAGCATTTGTCTTGTTTACTGAAGTATAAAGGGAAGCAAGTGTTGAAGGACATAGAGCAAGGTCAATCTCTGATGATTGTTACAGATGATcgtaaaaagaaaatccacATTTATGGTGACATTGATAACATTAACAAAGCACAAGTTGAAATCAGTCACTTTCTTCAAATGTTCCGTGACAGTGAGCGCGAAGTGTTTGCTCTTAAGACACCTGGAAAACCAAATAGGATTCTGAAGGAGCTTTTTATCAGATACACTCCTTTTACAGAAAGCATTATTGATACATTTGATTTGAATGATGTAGTTCTTGATCTTAAGCAGCTAAAGATTACTTTTGTGGGCCCACCAAAGTCTACTCAAATTGCCATGCTAGCCTTGCGTGAACTAGAAAATGGTTTGCAGAACATAGCCTTAGTCAACTTTGGTATTGGTAAGGTGATGCCCCAATGTGTTCTGTGCAAGTCCCCCATAGAAAACATCTCTGAGCTGTGCAGATTAGAATGCTGTGGTCACAGCTACTGCCAAATTTGTATGAAGGGTTTTGTTGCAATTTCAATTCAGGACCGCCTGTTCCCAATGAGATGTATTCAAGAAAGCTGCAACCAGTTTTTTGTTGCTAGAGATTTCAAATATTTCATCAACAAAAAGTGGCTGACGAAACAGTCTCTGCTAATGAGTTCACTGGATAGCTATGTGACTAAATATGAAGACACATACAAGTTTTGTGTCACTCCAAACTGCCCAGTAGTTTATGAAGTGACCAATAATGTAAGAGGAAGTGAATGGACCTGCCCATCATGCTCAGTTAGTGTCTGTACTTCCTGTCACACAGTGTTTCATGTGGGTTTACCCTGCAGAAGTTAA
- the LOC129926699 gene encoding cyclic AMP-inducible protein BP74-like — MISIVHDLKQNILSILIDLKQDIISIVNDLKQNILSIVYDLKQNIISIVHDLKQNIISILNDVKQNIISIVYDLKQNIISIVHDLKQDIISILNYLQQSILSIVHDLKQNIISIVHDLKQDIIPILNDLKQNILSIVYDLKQNIISIVHDLKQNILSILNDLKQNIISMLNNLKQNIISIVHDLKQDIISILNDLKQNILSIVYDLKQNIISIVHDLKQDIISILNDLKQNIISMLNNLKQDILYILHAPDEAFFFLH; from the coding sequence ATGATCTCCATTGTTCATGACCTAAAACAGAACATTCTCTCCATTCTAATTGACCTAAAACAGGACATTATCTCCATTGTTAATGACCTAAAACAGAACATTCTCTCCATTGTTTATGACCTAAAACAGAACATTATCTCCATTGTTCATGACCTAAAACAGAACATTATCTCCATTCTAAATGACGTAAAACAGAACATTATCTCCATTGTTTATGACCTTAAACAGAACATAATCTCCATTGTTCATGACCTAAAACAGGACATTATCTCCATTCTAAATTACCTACAACAGAGCATTCTCTCCATTGTTCATGACCTTAAACAGAACATTATCTCCATTGTTCATGACCTAAAACAGGACATTATCCCCATTTTAAATGACCTAAAACAGAACATTCTCTCCATTGTTTATGACCTTAAACAGAACATTATCTCCATTGTTCATGACCTAAAACAGAACATTCTCTCCATTCTAAATGACCTAAAACAGAACATTATCTCCATGCTAAATAACCTAAAACAGAACATTATCTCCATTGTTCATGACCTAAAACAGGACATTATCTCCATTCTAAATGACCTAAAACAGAACATTCTCTCCATTGTTTATGACCTTAAACAGAACATTATCTCCATTGTTCATGACCTAAAACAGGACATTATCTCCATTCTAAATGACCTAAAACAGAACATTATCTCCATGCTAAATAACCTAAAACAGGACATTCTTTACATTCTTCATGCCCCAGatgaggcttttttttttctccattag